In Papaver somniferum cultivar HN1 chromosome 1, ASM357369v1, whole genome shotgun sequence, a genomic segment contains:
- the LOC113331683 gene encoding AT-hook motif nuclear-localized protein 16-like: MASGDLTTITEPTSHTDNTFCSQKSSLESRGLIISPKMPSVTIASQGESARRPRGRPAGSKNKPKPPIIITRDSANALRAHAMEVSSGCDVSESIANFARRRQRGVCILSGTGCVMNVTLRQPSTSGAIVTLHGRFEILSLLGSFLPPPAPAGMTGLTIYLVGAQGQVVGGAVVGALIASGPVVIMAASFMNATFDRLPLDDEEVSAAAAHNQHFQNTRRPFHHVDVSNMYGVPPNLLTNGSLSPEVYSWAPGHQLTKT, from the coding sequence ATGGCAAGTGGAGATCTAACAACAATTACAGAACCAACATCACATACAGATAACACATTCTGCAGTCAGAAATCTTCTCTTGAATCAAGAGGATtaattatttctccaaaaatgccATCAGTAACTATTGCTTCACAGGGAGAATCGGCGAGAAGGCCTCGTGGTCGACCTGCTGGTTCAAAGAACAAACCAAAGCCACCGATTATCATCACGCGCGACAGTGCCAATGCCCTCCGCGCCCATGCAATGGAGGTCAGTTCAGGCTGTGATGTCAGTGAAAGCATTGCTAACTTTGCTAGGAGACGACAAAGAGGAGTTTGCATACTCAGCGGGACTGGATGTGTGATGAACGTTACTCTTCGACAACCCTCGACCTCAGGTGCAATAGTGACTCTACATGGACGGTTTGAGATTCTATCGTTGCTCGGGTCCTTCTTACCCCCACCTGCTCCAGCTGGAATGACAGGGCTTACAATTTATCTAGTTGGAGCTCAAGGACAGGTCGTAGGTGGGGCTGTAGTTGGTGCCCTAATTGCTTCAGGCCCTGTTGTGATCATGGCTGCTTCTTTTATGAATGCAACTTTTGACCGACTTCCTCTGGATGATGAAGAAGTTTCTGCTGCAGCTGCGCATAACCAGCATTTCCAAAATACACGCCGGCCTTTTCATCACGTTGACGTTTCAAATATGTATGGTGTTCCTCCGAACTTGTTAACGAATGGTAGTTTGTCTCCAGAGGTTTACTCATGGGCACCTGGACATCAACTAACAAAGACATAA